In a single window of the Papaver somniferum cultivar HN1 chromosome 8, ASM357369v1, whole genome shotgun sequence genome:
- the LOC113301716 gene encoding basic form of pathogenesis-related protein 1-like — translation MSFTLLLIIFSRAFAQISPEDYLAPHNAARANVNVEPMIWDDNVAAYASEYANQRAWDCNLVHSTGPYGENLAKNDYTDLSVGDAVNMWVSEMSNYDYQSNSCQGGQCLHYTQVVWSDSVRLGCASVACGAGGTFVICSYDPQGNWVGQRPY, via the coding sequence ATGAGTTTCACCTTGCTGCTAATCATTTTCTCTCGAGCATTTGCCCAAATCTCACCGGAAGATTATCTAGCTCCACACAATGCAGCTCGAGCTAACGTTAATGTTGAACCCATGATATGGGACGATAATGTTGCAGCATACGCCAGTGAGTACGCTAACCAGAGAGCCTGGGATTGCAATCTTGTTCATTCTACTGGTCCATATGGTGAGAACCTTGCAAAGAATGATTACACAGATCTATCCGTAGGAGATGCCGTTAACATGTGGGTGTCCGAGATGAGTAATTATGACTACCAATCAAACTCGTGCCAAGGAGGGCAGTGTTTGCACTACACACAGGTGGTTTGGTCTGACAGTGTTCGTCTAGGGTGTGCGAGTGTAGCTTGTGGTGCTGGTGGTACCTTTGTCATTTGCAGCTATGATCCTCAAGGCAACTGGGTCGGGCAACGTCCTTACTAA
- the LOC113306223 gene encoding synaptotagmin-4-like: MDFLPTVSVERLPEKYLPPGITSMKFSNLWLGHVAPRIGGIRVQSLNKGQITMDIDFQYIGDLSIILAIEAALAPSISRELKDLRVFTVICVIFQLTEDIPCISAVAVALLSEPNPKIDYKLKALGGNLAAIPGLSAMIDCTINTIVTDMLQWPHRIVIPIGGMPVDTSDLELEPQGKLSVTVLNANDLKNVDWIGVFDPYAVVYIRPLFKVKTKAISNNRNPVWNQTFELIVEDRETQWLILEVYDKNVARDERFGIVRLPLNDLEPGNPKEISLRLLPSLDMLRIKDEKDRGIVYYEFSREEQIAAPWETCSSKYEVHS, encoded by the exons ATGGATTTCTTACCTACAG TTTCTGTTGAACGATTACCCGAAAAATATCTCCCTCCAGGGATCACTTCTATGAAATTCAGTAATCTGTGGCTTGGGCATGTCGCACCAAGAATCGGAGGCATTCGTGTTCAGAGCCTTAACAAAGGTCAAATAACAATGGACATTGACTTCCAGTATATTGGCGACTTAAGCATCATTCTTGCCATTGAAGCAGCACTTGCCCCTTCAATATCCAGAGAATTAAAGGATCTTCGGGTTTTCACCGTTATTTGTGTCATCTTTCAGCTCACCGAAGATATACCCTGCATTTCTGCTGTGGCTGTTGCATTACTCTCCGAGCCAAATCCTAAGATTGACTACAAATTGAAGGCACTTGGAGGGAATCTAGCAGCAATACCTGGACTTTCAGCTATGATCGACTGTACTATAAATACAATCGTCACAGACATGCTTCAGTGGCCCCATAGGATTGTCATTCCAATTGGCGGTATGCCTGTCGATACAAGTGACTTGGAACTTGAACCGCAGGGGAAGCTCTCAGTAACCGTACTCAACGCCAATGACCTGAAGAATGTAGACTGGATTGGTGTATTTGATCCTTATGCAGTTGTGTACATTCGGCCTCTATTCAAGGTTAAGACAAAGGCCATCTCCAACAACCGCAATCCTGTGTGGAATCAAACCTTTGAGTTGATTGTTGAAGACAGAGAAACACAATGGCTTATCCTTGAGGTTTATGACAAGAATGTTGCGCGAGATGAGCGATTCGGGATAGTAAGATTACCTTTGAATGATTTGGAACCAGGAAATCCAAAAGAGATAAGCCTCAGATTGTTACCATCACTTGACATGCTAAGAATTAAAGACGAGAAAGATAGAGGGATTGTTTATTACGAATTCAGCAGAGAAGAGCAGATAGCAGCCCCTTGGGAAACTTGTTCCTCCAAGTATGAAGTTCATTCATGA